The genome window AGCAGGTTCACTCGGATGCCGGCGTAGTTGGCTTCTTTGCGAATTTTCGCTGCCCTGACCGTACCAGGTTGGAAGAGCACCCCGTCATCGCACGCAATGGCACAGATCTCCTGAAATACCTTGATCAGATGCGGCACTTCCGCCTGCGTGAAGCCAAGCAGGTCGGCGTCGTGTGTTGGACGATGCGGCATGTCGAACCACAGGTCGAACAGCAAGGATCCCTTCAACAGGAAGTGGCCTCGATACGTCGAGCGGCTCAGGCGGTACAGGATGCGTTCCAATGCGTAGCGCCCGAGCAGCAAATTGAAGTCCTGCCGGTTGACCCGAGCCTTGTTGAGCAGCCTTGCTCGTACGGAGGCTGCGGTATTGCGGGCATTCGTCATTCCAGGCTTTCCAGATACGGGCGCATGACGTTGGCTACCCGGCAAAGGCTTGCGTAGTGCCACAGCTCTTCACTGGTCATACGTTTTGCTCTCCACGATTCACGCAGCGCTTCCAGGGCCACGTCCAGGCCAATCTTGTTGCGGTACTTGAAGCAGTCTGCCACGGTCTTGGCAACCCCAGTGACACGGATGAGGACACCATCGACCATATGCTCTTCCACCCCTTCGCTCAGGGCCGTGGCGGAAAACCGCACGATGCGCAGCGGCGGATAGCCAAGCCTGGGCACCGCGGCCTTGCCACCGATGGCTATCCATACCTCATGCGGGGCCTGAGTCGTCAGACCGTGGAACCGCAGTGCCGACAGCAGGCAGATGACTCCCTTGGGAACTCGCCGGGCGACTTCCGCCAGTGTCGTGTGTTCGGAGATCTGGCGAGATGGCAGGCCATACAGCCCTCGCCCCAGGCGTTGCAGCTGTCCCTGGCGCACGGCGCGAGTCAGGGCCACGCGGGCAATGCCCAGCGGCGCCAGATCTCGCGCGCGAATCAGCCCCGCCTCGCGGGCTATCGCCAGTAGCTTGTCGGCAGCGGTATCCATCGGTTCATTTTGTTCCGATAGATGGGATAAGGTCAATAATTTCCGATTTTTCGGAACAGTGTTGGTTGCCTACGCCCCCGCCGGCGGCCGCAGCGTGCACCCCGGGCTGAACGTCAGCGGATAGGCCCCCAGCCCCGTCTGCGCGATGGCCGTCTCGCCGGGCGCCTGGATGCGGGCCAGCAGGTAGCGCATCGCGTCCTGGCCCATCCGTTCCGCCGACACGACGATGGCGCTGAGCGCCGGCGGTGCGATCCCGCCGTATCCCAGCAGCGAGAGCTGCTGCGGGATGCGGATCTCCCGCAGCAGGCTTGCCTCGAAAACGAGCTGGGCGTGGATGGAGTGCGGGACGAACAGCGCGGTGGGGCGACGGCTGGCGGGCGGGGCCATGAGCCGGTCGAAGGCCGCCAGGACTTCCTCGCGCGACCGCACGTCGGCCACCACCGTCGTCTCCACGCGCGGCGCGGCGGCATCGACGATTTCCCGGAAGCCCTCCAGGCGCGCCTGCATGTTGGCCAGGCGCATGTCCCCCAGGACCGCGGCCACGCGCACATGTCCCGCCTGCAGCAGCAGCCGCGCGCCCAGGCGTCCGGTTTCCCGGTCATCCGGCGCGAAGCAGGGGGTGTCGCGGCCGCCGTCTATCGGCCGGTTGATCACGACATGCGGCAGGTGCGCACGCCGCAGGGGCGCGAAGCGGTCGTCGTCGGCACGGCCGGCGGCGATCAGCACGCCGTCGCACTGGCCTTCCGTCAGCGGGGTGACGACATCGGCGCCGGTCTCGTCGATGTCGCTCAGGTGCATGAGGATGACGTTGTAGCCCGCCTGCTGTGCCACGTGTTCCGCGCCGCGGAAGATCAGGGAGTGGAAAGGGTTGGTGATGTCGGGCGTCAGCATCGCGACGATCCGGCTGCGTCCCGTCTTGAGCGACCGGCCCAGGCGGTCCGGGCGGTAACCCGCGCGCTCGGCCAGGGCCAGGATCCGGGCCCGTTTCGCTTCCGACACCCGTACGCCCGGCACCCGACGCAGCACGCGCGATACCAGGGAAACGTCGACCTGCAGCTCGGCGGCCAGGGACTTGAGGGTGGGCTTGGGCATCGACTCTTACGCTTCCTGGAAAACTGTTTTGTCAGATTATCGCCCCATGGCGGGGTCGGTTGCTTCATAATGGTCAAACGTTTGATCACGGCACATCATGAACGATACCCGTCCTTTGCGAGGCTTGTCGGTCGTCGAATTCGGCAATTTCATCGCCGGTCCCTATGCCTGCATGCTGCTGGCCGACATGGGGGCCGACGTCATCAAGGTCGAGTCCATCGACGGCGGCGACATGGCGCGGCACACGCCGCCTTTCGTCGATGGCCACAGCGCCAGCTTCATGGCATTGAACCGCAACAAGCGCAGCATCGCACTCGATCTCAAGACGGACGCGGGGCGCGAGGTCGCGATCCGGCTGATCCAGCGCGCCGACGCGCTGGTCGAGAATTTCCGGCCGGGCGTGATGGACAAGCTGGGCCTGGGCAAGGAGGCCATGACCGCGCTCAACCCCCGGCTGGTGTACGTGGCGGTCTCGGGATTCGGCCAGACGTCGTCGGAGCGCGGCCATGCCGCGGTGAACCTGATCATCGAGGCGGCGTCAGGGACGCTGTCGGTCAGCGGCGAGCCGGGCCGGATGCCCGTGCGCCCCGGTATCCAGACGGGCGACATGATAGGCGCGCTGTTCGCCGCCTATGCGGCCCTGAGCGGACTGCTGGGCGCGGCCCGGCATGGCGAGGGGCGCTTCGCCGACGTCTCGCTGATCGAGGCCTCGGTCGGCGCGGCCGCCTTCGAGACCGCCGAGTACCTGGCGACCCATCGCGTTCCCCTGCCGCTGGGCAACCGGCACCGCCTGACCGCGCCCTACCAGTTGTTCGAGACGCGGGACGGCCGCCACGTCGCGCTGGGCGCGCCGAACGATGCGCTGTTCGGGCGCCTGTGCCAGGTGCTGGGGGTGGAGCCGCTGGTGGCGGATCCGCGCTTTGCCCGCTATGCCGACAGGAAACGCCACGAGGAAGAACTGGTGCCGCTGATCCAGGCCGAGGTGGCCGGATGGGGCGCCGACGAATTGGTCCAGGCGCTGCGGCAGGCCGGTGTGCCGTGCAGTCTGGTGCGCAATTACGAGGAAGTGCTGCGTGGGGGACACGGCACCGAGCGGGGCCTGGTCGCCATCGCGCCCCACGCGGAGCTGGGCAGCTACGAGACGGTGCGCAACCCCATCCTGTTCGACCATGGGACGCCGGCCATCACGCGCGGCGCGCCGCTGCTGGGCGAGCACACCGGTGAACTGCTGGCCGAGCTGGGTTATGCGGAATCCGAGAGGCTCGCGCTGGTGGATGCTGGCGCGGCGGGAGGACGGGCGTGAACGACGACCGCCACGCGAAGACCTGGTTGTTCGTGCCCGCGCATCGGCCCGAGCTGGTGGCGAAGGCCCTGGCCTCGGCGGCCGACGGCGTCATGCTCGACCTCGAGGACGCCGTGCCGGACGAGTGCAAGGCGCAGGCCAGGGCAGCCCTGCCGGCGATCCCGCCCAGGGCGCACGGTCGGACGTGGGTACGCGTCAACGCGCGGGCCACCGCTTGGCATGCCGATGACGTGCGGGCGGCGATGCAGGCGCCGAGCGTCCAGGGTGTGCTGTGCCCCAAGGTCGAGGACGTGGCCGACCTCATCGCGCCCGGCGTCCTGGCCGCGCGGCCGGGCATGGCACAGGGCGCGCTGGTGGAGAGCGCCTTGGGCGTCATGCGCCTGTTCGGCATGCTTGAACGGGTGCCGGATGTGGGCATGGTCATGTTCGGGGGCGCCGAGGGCGCCGACCTCATGACCGATCTCGGCTGCGGCTGGAGCATAGACGGCCCGGAACTGCTGCATGCCCGGCAGCACACGGTGTTGTCGGCGCGGGGCTTCAAGCGCGTCGCGCTGGTGGACGGTGTCTATGCGCGCGTGGACGACACGGAAGGGCTTGCGCGCGACACCCGGTTGTCGCGCGGCCTGGGCTTTCGCGCCCGGGCCGTGGTCCATCCCTCGCAGATAGCCGTGGTCAACGATATCTATGCGCCGACGGTCGACGAAACCGCCTGGGCCACCGAGGTCGTCCAGGTCTTCGAGGCCGCGGTCGACCATGGCACGGCCGCTCTGCGCCTGCGCGGCCGGCTGGTCGATGCGGCGATGTACAAGGCGGCCCGCCTGACGTTGGGCAAGAGCGATCAATAACGATAGGGAAGGAGACACCATGCACAGGAAGACCGGTCGATCGGATGCCCTCTGCATCCTGCTGCCCGCCGCGGCCGCGTTGCTGATATCCCCGCTCGCGTCGGGGCAGGAAAACCATGCCCGGCCGATACGCATGATCGTGCCGTTCTCGGCGGGCGCGTCCCCCGACGTCATGACTCGCATCGTCGCCGATACGCTGAGCCGGCAGCTCGGCACGCCGGTCATTGTCGAGAACAAGGCTGGCGCGGGCGGCAACATCGGCGCGGAATACGCCGCCCGGCAGCCGGGCGACGGCCACACCATCTTCGTGGGCAGCACGGCGAACCTGGCGGTGAACAAGACCCTGTACGCGCAGCTGCCCTACGATCCGGAGCGCGATTTCCGCCCCGTCAGCATCGCCTGGGTGACCCGCAACGTGCTGATCGTGCCGGCCGGCGCGCCCTATCGTTCGGTGCAGGACGTGATCGCCCGGGCCCGCACCGAACCCGGCAAGCTCACCTATGGATCGCCGGGGCCGGGCACCGCGGGCCACCTGATCGGCGAGCTGTTCCAGACCGCCACGCACACCAAGGTGACCCACGTTCCCTACAAGGGACAGAACCAGGTCGTGACCGACCTCTTGGGCGGGCACATCGATTTTTCCTTCGAGACCATAGGCAGCGCGCTGCCCAACATCGAGTCCGGCAAGGTCCGGGCCCTGGCCATCACCGGGGCGGATCGCCATCCCAAGCTGCCCGACACGCCCACCTTCTCGGAGGCCGGCGTACCCAGCGTGGACCGGCTGCAAGGCTGGGCCATGTTCGCCGTGCCGGCCTCGACCCCGCCCGGTGTGGTCCAGCGCGTGCAGTCGGAGCTGGCGAAGGCGCTGGCCGACGAGGCGACACGCGCCAAGCTGACCGGGCTGGGCGTCGATCTGCGCATCACCACGCCCGAGCAGACGCGCCAGTTCCTGAAGGAAGAAGTCGAACACTGGGGCGCAGTGGTCCGCAGCGCCGGCATCCGCTTCGATTGACAAGAACCCACGAGGAGACATCCGATGAAATACTTGCCGCTTGCCGTGCTCGGCGCATCGCTGGCCGCGCCGACGCTTGCCGCCGCCCGCGACGCCGGGGCATTTCCGTCGCACCCGATCACCATCGTTGTGCCCTTCGCCGCTGGCGGCAGCACCGACACGCTCGCGCGGTCCGTCGCGCAGAAGCTGGGGGAGCGCCTGGGTACGACGGTCGTGGTCGAGAACAAGGCGGGCGCGGCGGGTGCCATCGGTGCCCAGGCGGTGGCCGCGGCGGCGCCGGACGGCCATACGCTGCTGGTGGCCACCACCAGCACGCACAGCATCCTGCCGGCGCTGCGCAAGCTGTCCTACGACAGCGACGCCAGTTTCGAGCCCGTCATCGGACTGGGCACCGCGCCCAACGTGCTGGTCGTCAGCCCGACGCTGCCGGTGTCCAACATCGCGGAGTTCATCCGCTACGCGAAACAGAACCCAGGCAAACTCAGCTTTTCCTCCAGCGGCGCGGGCACCATCACCCACCTGATCGGCGAGAACTTCAAGCTGCTGGCCGGCATCGATGCCGTGCACATCCCCTACAAGACCGGCGTGCAGGCCGTGCCCGACATCACCTCGGGCCGCGTCAGCTTCGCCTTCGACAGCGTGGTGTGGACCCTGCCCCAGGCGCGGCAGGAAAAGGTCAAGGCCCTGGCGATCACCAGCGCCGCGCGTTCGCCGCTGGCGCCCGAGCTGCCCACGCTGAGCGAAAGTGGCCTGAGCGGCTTCGAGGGCATCACCTGGTTCGGCATCATGGCGCCCAAGGGTGTGCCGGCGCCGGTGGTCGGCAAACTGAACACCGAAATCAACGCCATCCTGCAGGACCCCGCCATTAGGAAGCAGCTCGAAGCACAGGGCGCGGAGCCCATGGGCGGCGCGCCGGGCCGGCTTTCCGCGCTGATGCGCGCGGAGGCGGAGAAATGGCAGTCCGTCATCAAGGCGGCAAAAGTTACCTTGGAGTAGGCAGCATGCAAGAGTTCGAGAACACCCAAAGCTTTCGCCAACTGGTTCAGACCGAGCGCCCGCTGGTGCTGCCGGGCGCGCACGATGCCCTGTCCGCGCTGCTGATCAGGCAGGCCGGTTTCAAGGCCTATTTCATCGGCGGCTTTCCCCTGGTGGGCGCGCGCTACGGGCTGCCCGACATCGGTCTGGCCGCGCTGGGCGAAATCGCGGCCGGCATCCGCGACATCATGGCCGCATCCGACCTGCCGGTGCTGGTGGACGTGGACAATGGCTATGGCGATATCAAGAACGTCGTCCACTCGGTCCACACCTACGAGAAGCTCGGCGCCCAGGCACTGTTCTTCGAGGACCAGGTCTCGCCCAAGCGGTGCGGGCACATCGCCGGCAAGACGCTGCTGTCCACCGAGGACATGGAGACCCGCATCCGCGCCGCGGCCGAGAACCGGCTGAACCCGGACACCTTCATCATCGCCCGTACCGACGCGCGCGAGGTCTACGACCTGGACGAGGCGCTGCGGCGCGGCGAGCGCTACGCGAAAGCCGGCGCCGACGGCATCTTCATCGAGGCGCCCGAATCGGTCGAGGAACTGGAGACCATAGGCAAGTCGCTGGACGCCACGCTCATGGCCAACATGCTCGAAGGCGGCCGCACGCCCATCCTGCGGCCCGCCGAACTCGAACAACTGGGCTTTCGCATCGTGATCTACGGCATCAATCTCCTGATGCATGCCACGAAGACCATGCGCGAGTGCCTGGAAGACATCCGTTCGGGCGAACTCAGGCTGACCGGCCGCGGCGTGAGTTTCGAGGAATACAAACGGATCGTCGGCTTCTATGACTGGGCCGCGCTCGAAGATCGCTACGCCAGATAATCCCGTGGAGTAACGCCATGTTGTATGTCTTCCATCTGCTGGACAACAGGCAGCCGGGCATTCCCGAACTCCGGGCGAGCGTGCGGCCGGACCACAAGCAATACCTGGAGCGCGTCCGGGACCGGATCGCGTTCGCCGGTCCGCTGCTGGGCGGGGGAGGCGACGAGGACTTCGTCGGCAGCCTGCTCGTCATCGATTTCGACAGCGAAGCGGACGCGCGGGCCTGGCTCGAGGGCGAACCGTTCACCCGCGCCGGCGTGTACGGCGAGCGGCGGATGCATGCGTTCCAGAGCCTGTGGCCGCAGCGGGCGGGGTTCGTTGCGGGGTGAACCGGCAGGCTCAGCGGGGCTGGAAGATGATGATGCCCATGCCGGCCAACGCCACCGCCGCGCCCGCCACGTCCCACGAGGTGGGCCGTATGCCGTCCACGGCCCACAGCCATACGATGGCGGCGCCGATGTAGACGCCCCCATAGGCGGCATAGACCCGGCCGGCCGCGGTGGGATGCAGGGTCAGCAGCCAGGCGAACAGCGCCAGGCTGGCCGCCGCGGGAAGCAGCAGCCAGGCGGAGCGGCCTTCCCGCAGCCACAAGTAGGGAAGGTAGCAGCCGACGATCTCCGCCAAGGCGGTGGCGACGTAGAGAAGAAAGGTGCGCATGCCGGCATTGTGGCATGCCTCTCTTCGTTCACACCGCGGCCGGATCCGGCTTGTCGGCGGCTATGCCGTAGCGCTGCATGGCCTGGGTTACCGTGGCCGGCGGGATGGCGCCTTCGTCGGCCAGGGCCTTCAGCGTCGCGACCACGATGAAGTGCCGGTCCACCTCGAAGAAGCTCCGCAGCGACTCTCGAGTGTCGGAGCGCCCGAATCCGTCGGTGCCCAGCGCGACGAAGCGGCGGCCGCCGACGAAGGGGCGGATCTGGTCGGCCACGATCTTCATGTAGTCGGTCGCGGCCACGATGGGGCCCTGGCGCCCGGCCAGGCACTGTTGCACGTAGGGTGCGCGTGGCGCGGCCTCGGGATGCAGCAGGTTCCAGCGTTCGGCGGCCAGGCCGTTGCGCCGCAGCTCGGTCAGGCTGGTGGCGCTCCAGACGTCGGCGGCGACGGAATAGTCGTTCTCCAGCAGCTCGGCCGCCGCGATGACCTCGCGCAGGATGGCGCCGCTGCCCAGCAACTGCGCGCGGGGACGCGCCGCCGGGGCAGCGGATGCGCGGAACAGGTACAGGCCTTTCAGGATGCCTTCCCGGTCCGGCTCGCGCAGGGCGGGGTGGGGGTAGTTTTCGTTCAGCAGCGTGATGTAGTAGTAGATGTCTTCCTGTTCGACGTACATCCGGCGCAGCCCGTCCTGGATGATGA of Pigmentiphaga sp. H8 contains these proteins:
- a CDS encoding AbiEi antitoxin N-terminal domain-containing protein is translated as MDTAADKLLAIAREAGLIRARDLAPLGIARVALTRAVRQGQLQRLGRGLYGLPSRQISEHTTLAEVARRVPKGVICLLSALRFHGLTTQAPHEVWIAIGGKAAVPRLGYPPLRIVRFSATALSEGVEEHMVDGVLIRVTGVAKTVADCFKYRNKIGLDVALEALRESWRAKRMTSEELWHYASLCRVANVMRPYLESLE
- a CDS encoding LacI family DNA-binding transcriptional regulator: MPKPTLKSLAAELQVDVSLVSRVLRRVPGVRVSEAKRARILALAERAGYRPDRLGRSLKTGRSRIVAMLTPDITNPFHSLIFRGAEHVAQQAGYNVILMHLSDIDETGADVVTPLTEGQCDGVLIAAGRADDDRFAPLRRAHLPHVVINRPIDGGRDTPCFAPDDRETGRLGARLLLQAGHVRVAAVLGDMRLANMQARLEGFREIVDAAAPRVETTVVADVRSREEVLAAFDRLMAPPASRRPTALFVPHSIHAQLVFEASLLREIRIPQQLSLLGYGGIAPPALSAIVVSAERMGQDAMRYLLARIQAPGETAIAQTGLGAYPLTFSPGCTLRPPAGA
- a CDS encoding CaiB/BaiF CoA-transferase family protein, translated to MNDTRPLRGLSVVEFGNFIAGPYACMLLADMGADVIKVESIDGGDMARHTPPFVDGHSASFMALNRNKRSIALDLKTDAGREVAIRLIQRADALVENFRPGVMDKLGLGKEAMTALNPRLVYVAVSGFGQTSSERGHAAVNLIIEAASGTLSVSGEPGRMPVRPGIQTGDMIGALFAAYAALSGLLGAARHGEGRFADVSLIEASVGAAAFETAEYLATHRVPLPLGNRHRLTAPYQLFETRDGRHVALGAPNDALFGRLCQVLGVEPLVADPRFARYADRKRHEEELVPLIQAEVAGWGADELVQALRQAGVPCSLVRNYEEVLRGGHGTERGLVAIAPHAELGSYETVRNPILFDHGTPAITRGAPLLGEHTGELLAELGYAESERLALVDAGAAGGRA
- a CDS encoding CoA ester lyase, translating into MNDDRHAKTWLFVPAHRPELVAKALASAADGVMLDLEDAVPDECKAQARAALPAIPPRAHGRTWVRVNARATAWHADDVRAAMQAPSVQGVLCPKVEDVADLIAPGVLAARPGMAQGALVESALGVMRLFGMLERVPDVGMVMFGGAEGADLMTDLGCGWSIDGPELLHARQHTVLSARGFKRVALVDGVYARVDDTEGLARDTRLSRGLGFRARAVVHPSQIAVVNDIYAPTVDETAWATEVVQVFEAAVDHGTAALRLRGRLVDAAMYKAARLTLGKSDQ
- a CDS encoding tripartite tricarboxylate transporter substrate binding protein produces the protein MHRKTGRSDALCILLPAAAALLISPLASGQENHARPIRMIVPFSAGASPDVMTRIVADTLSRQLGTPVIVENKAGAGGNIGAEYAARQPGDGHTIFVGSTANLAVNKTLYAQLPYDPERDFRPVSIAWVTRNVLIVPAGAPYRSVQDVIARARTEPGKLTYGSPGPGTAGHLIGELFQTATHTKVTHVPYKGQNQVVTDLLGGHIDFSFETIGSALPNIESGKVRALAITGADRHPKLPDTPTFSEAGVPSVDRLQGWAMFAVPASTPPGVVQRVQSELAKALADEATRAKLTGLGVDLRITTPEQTRQFLKEEVEHWGAVVRSAGIRFD
- a CDS encoding tripartite tricarboxylate transporter substrate binding protein, with amino-acid sequence MKYLPLAVLGASLAAPTLAAARDAGAFPSHPITIVVPFAAGGSTDTLARSVAQKLGERLGTTVVVENKAGAAGAIGAQAVAAAAPDGHTLLVATTSTHSILPALRKLSYDSDASFEPVIGLGTAPNVLVVSPTLPVSNIAEFIRYAKQNPGKLSFSSSGAGTITHLIGENFKLLAGIDAVHIPYKTGVQAVPDITSGRVSFAFDSVVWTLPQARQEKVKALAITSAARSPLAPELPTLSESGLSGFEGITWFGIMAPKGVPAPVVGKLNTEINAILQDPAIRKQLEAQGAEPMGGAPGRLSALMRAEAEKWQSVIKAAKVTLE
- a CDS encoding oxaloacetate decarboxylase; this encodes MQEFENTQSFRQLVQTERPLVLPGAHDALSALLIRQAGFKAYFIGGFPLVGARYGLPDIGLAALGEIAAGIRDIMAASDLPVLVDVDNGYGDIKNVVHSVHTYEKLGAQALFFEDQVSPKRCGHIAGKTLLSTEDMETRIRAAAENRLNPDTFIIARTDAREVYDLDEALRRGERYAKAGADGIFIEAPESVEELETIGKSLDATLMANMLEGGRTPILRPAELEQLGFRIVIYGINLLMHATKTMRECLEDIRSGELRLTGRGVSFEEYKRIVGFYDWAALEDRYAR
- a CDS encoding YciI family protein — encoded protein: MLYVFHLLDNRQPGIPELRASVRPDHKQYLERVRDRIAFAGPLLGGGGDEDFVGSLLVIDFDSEADARAWLEGEPFTRAGVYGERRMHAFQSLWPQRAGFVAG
- a CDS encoding YnfA family protein, coding for MRTFLLYVATALAEIVGCYLPYLWLREGRSAWLLLPAAASLALFAWLLTLHPTAAGRVYAAYGGVYIGAAIVWLWAVDGIRPTSWDVAGAAVALAGMGIIIFQPR